In a single window of the Nicotiana tomentosiformis chromosome 8, ASM39032v3, whole genome shotgun sequence genome:
- the LOC104088302 gene encoding serine hydroxymethyltransferase 3, chloroplastic-like, producing the protein MEACCGAAIMGSVQQPVWVKSSAFPSKGATGGINVNLSRLKLCSVKPCRASPIEGSLLTGSPTSSVSVGAESSFEDYGVSEADPDVRAIIDKEKKRQFRSLELIASENFTSRAVMEAVGSCLTNKYSEGLPGKRYYGGNEYIDELETLCQERALAAFSLDGKQWGVNVQPLSGSPANFAVYTAVLNPHDRIMGLDLPHGGHLSHGFMTPKRRVSATSIYFESMPYRLDESTGILDYEMLEKTANLFRPKLIIAGASAYPRDFDYPRLRKIADAVGAFLMMDMAHISGLVAASVLANPFEYCDIVTTTTHKSLRGPRGGMIFFKKDPVLGVDLESAINNAVFPGLQGGPHNHTIGGLAVCLKHAKSPEFKAYQNQVVSNCRALASRLMELGYKLVSGGSDNHLVLVDLRPLGIDGARVEKILDMASITLNKNSVPGDKSALVPGGIRIGSPAMTTRGFTEKEFVAVADFIHEGVQITLEAKKSVSSTKLQDFLKFVTAPDFNLIDRVLDLQRRVEAFTSQYPLPGL; encoded by the exons ATGGAAGCTTGTTGCGGAGCTGCAATCATGGGTTCTGTTCAGCAGCCTGTTTGGGTTAAAAGTTCAGCTTTTCCTTCAAAAGGGGCTACTGGTGGTATTAATGTAAATTTGAGTCGGCTTAAATTATGCTCTGTAAAGCCCTGCAGAGCATCTCCAATTGAAGGGAGCTTGTTAACAGGAAGCCCTACTTCTTCTGTTTCTGTAG GTGCTGAAAGCAGCTTTGAAGACTATGGAGTGAGTGAAGCTGATCCTGATGTTCGTGCTATAATTGACAAAGAGAAGAAACGTCAATTTAGGAGCTTAGAACTTATTGCATCTGAGAATTTCACATCTCGGGCAGTGATGGAAGCAGTTGGTTCTTGCCTTACAAACAAATATTCTGAAGGGCTTCCAGGCAAAAG ATATTATGGTGGGAATGAATACATTGATGAGTTGGAAACTCTCTGTCAAGAAAGGGCATTGGCTGCCTTTAGTTTAGATGGAAAGCAATGGGGTGTAAACGTTCAACCATTATCTGGTTCACCAGCAAATTTCGCAGTTTACACAGCGGTTCTTAATCCACACGACCGGATTATG GGATTGGACTTACCTCATGGTGGCCACTTGTCCCATGGATTTATGACTCCTAAACGACGAGTTTCAGCCACCTCTATTTACTTTGAGTCCATGCCTTATCGACTTGATGAATCTACAG GCATTCTCGATTATGAAATGCTTGAGAAAACAGCGAATCTTTTTCGACCAAAACTTATTATTGCTGGTGCTAGTGCATATCCACGTGATTTTGATTATCCTCGTCTGAGAAAG ATAGCAGATGCTGTCGGAGCTTTCCTAATGATGGATATGGCTCATATCAGTGGGCTTGTTGCTGCCTCTGTACTTGCTAATCCATTTGAATACTGTGACATTGTCACTACTACTACTCACAAG TCTCTTAGAGGTCCTAGAGGTGGAATGATCTTCTTCAAAAAAGATCCAGTTCTGGGTGTGGATCTGGAATCTGCTATAAATAATGCTGTTTTTCCTGGTTTGCAG GGTGGACCCCATAATCACACAATTGGAGGTCTAGCCGTTTGTTTGAAACATGCCAAATCACCTGAATTTAAGGCTTATCAGAACCAG GTGGTCTCTAACTGTAGAGCTCTTGCAAGCCGGTTAATGGAATTAGGCTACAAGCTGGTCTCAGGAGGGAGTGACAATCATTTGGTTCTTGTCGATTTGAGGCCTCTA GGAATTGATGGTGCTAGAGTGGAGAAAATACTTGACATGGCATCAATCACTCTCAATAAGAATTCAGTACCTG GTGATAAAAGTGCACTAGTACCTGGTGGCATCCGCATAGGCTCACCGGCCATGACCACTCGAGGTTTTACAGAGAAGGAATTTGTAGCAGTTGCAGATTTCATTCACGAGGGCGTTCAAATTACTCTTGAAGCCAAGAAGTCTGTCTCTAGTACCAAACTCCAAGATTTCTTGAAGTTTGTTACTGCCCCAGATTTTAATTTGATTGATAGGGTGTTGGACTTACAAAGAAGGGTCGAAGCTTTCACGAGCCAGTACCCATTGCCTGGTTTATGA
- the LOC138897848 gene encoding uncharacterized protein, producing MTIKLIVGCFTLNIISAYAPQARLDEEVKRRFWKDLDEMVRCIMHTEKLSIGGDFKRHIGVTSGGYDDMHGGFGFGDRNGGGTSLLDFARAFDLVIVNSSFPKKREHLVIFRSSVAETQIDYLLCRKSDRGLCTDYKVIPSENLSTVLRLLIVDLEITRKKRKRAMYSQHSIKWGALTEAKAHDLGVKLVTMGDYRSSGDASAMWTTTAQCIREAAREVLGVSKGCFGGHKETGVGMERYKEK from the coding sequence ATGACTATTAAGCTAATTGTTGGATGTTTTACTTTGAACATAATCAGTGCATACGCACCCCAAGCACGCTTGGACGAGGAAGTCAAAAGGCGTTTCTGGAaggatttggatgagatggtgcGTTGTATCATGCATACCGAGAAGCTTTCCATAGGAGGTGATTTCAAAAGACACATTGGAGTGACGTCTGGGGGATATGATGATATGCATGGTGGCTTTGGTTTTGGAGATAGAAATGGAGGAGGAACGTCTCTGCTAGACTTTGCtagagcatttgatttggtgatagtAAACTCGAGTTTCCCGAAGAAGAGGGAGCACTTGGTCATCTTCCGAAGTTCGGTGGccgagactcagattgattatttactctgcaggaagtccgatagaggtctttgcacggattacaaggtcatcccgagtgagaacctctcGACCGTTCTTAGGCTCCTAATTGTGGACCTTGAGATCACGAGGAAAAAGAGAAAGAGGGCGATGTATAGCCAACATAGTatcaagtggggagccttgacaGAAGCTAAAGCGCATGATTTGGGGGTCAAGTTGGTGACTATGGGGGATTATAGGAGCAGTGGGGACGCAAGCGCTATGTGGACCACGACTGCGCAGTGCATTAGGGAAGCTGCGAGGGAGGTATTAGGTGTCTCAAAGGGTTGCTTTGGTGGTCACAAGGAGACTGGTGTTGGAATGGAGAGGTACAAGGAAAAGTGA